From Girardinichthys multiradiatus isolate DD_20200921_A chromosome 13, DD_fGirMul_XY1, whole genome shotgun sequence:
actTTATGGATTCCGCTGAGGTTCCTTCTTAATTCTTATCACTGTTGAGAAATCGCAGGAGTCTGATCTAATCTCTGGAGTTGGGGAAATTGGGTTCAAAGCTAAAAGAATTGCTGAAGGAGTGTGACGTCAGAGCTCTCCACTTTTTAGATTCCACCGTTATTGCAGCGCTAATCTGATTTAGTTCTGTATGCTCTGTGCAGACAACTTGTTCTAATACAGCCTGGTTTAAACACACGGACAAACTGCTGCCTTCTGCAGCAACCTAACAGAGGGCTGTGTTTTGGTTTGAGTAATTCATCAGACATTACCTCTGGTATACATGTACTGCGCTGATTAGCttttaaataaagacatttaaattCCTGAATGGTGGTAGGATAAACTTAGATTTAATTAGGACACGCTCTGACCTTGTTGTACAAGCTACTAAATCCATTAAGAGCGACTTACCCGTATTAAGGTTTCTATGATCTCATTCTCAGTAGTTACATCAGTTGTTTGCCTTTGGCCTTTGATGTGGTCATTCACATTTCTCTGTCATAAACTTAGCTTTCATATGTTTTTgatatgagtttttttttttattaaaaacacgaGTAAAAGTCAGTGTCCTACATTGTTCCTAAAATACATGTTATTAATAAACCACATCTCTCCATTGACCTTGTTATCATTATTCTGTGTTTTTAGAGCTCCAAAGACCAGAGGCTAGTTTATTCTGGGAAACTGCTTTTGGATCACCTTACCTTAAAAGATGTTCTTAGGAAGGTAAGTTTTACTAGTGCTTTTAGATCACGTTAGCTTTTATTTCCCCTTTTAAATGGCATGAGATCATTGGCAAACCTTTGTCCTATTCCTTTATGTTTAGTAAAGTAAGAAATCCCAAATCGCTTATTTTAGTATAAAATCCTACTAAAACTTTGAGAAAGCATACTGGGATTTTACTGCTTCTTATTGACAtccatgtttttagttttttttttgttttttttatccctaaatcatttttaaagttatttttctgcACCGAATGGAGATTACTTTatcatatttaaaatactgctaaataaaagcagaaaacataGAACATATGTTGGGTAAAAACATATCTAAACaaccaaaatacattttattgggcCATATAAGATCACATTAATTAGTCTGGAATTAATACTGAAACAAATGGCATAAGCAGCTGGAAAATTCATCGGAATATTTACCTCGGCATAACTCAGATGGCTTCCTTGGGGTAGGATGAAGGAAGGTTTTCTAGAAAAACCTGCTGTTGGTTGAGTAGCTGGCCCAGCGAAACAGCAGTAGAATGTTTAGgaggtttttctgtctgttcTGTAAAGAAGTGATGCAAGTCATTCATTACTCTTGCAGTTTCAGATATGCAATAGAAAACTTAAATATTTATCTTGCCAAGTTTGATTTGTCTGAGAGTTGTACACTTTCATCTTTgcagtgtctttttatacagtgtcgtaaatatctggtttaagCTGTATTTATGTCTTTTAATTAAGTAACCAGATCATTTATTTGGTTATTTCTATTGTAAAATCACTGTAAAGATTTCATTACAATGCCCCAAtataatgacaaaaaacaaacccCTAAAAACTTAAGAGAATTCAGGCCAAATAACATTTCTATCTGCACagattttaatcagtttttaccttttaaaGTCCCTATAACTAAAGTGCAATGGACATGTAATATTTAAGACTTAAACTTTACTCAGACCGTTTTTCCAACTGAAaaattgtgatttaaaaaggtaaacaacAACACAAACACCGAGGTAAAGGTTTCTTTGCTAAATAAAAGCTAGTTGATGAGCCAAAGGAAAAGCAGAAATGGAAAAATGATGCATCTCTGCAAGAACATAAAACAGCGGTGGACATAATGGGCTGTATAGATAATATTACTGTCTCTCCACTCTGGACGATTCTCATCATCTTCTACTCCTCTATGATCTAATATTGCTCACTGTTAGAATTAGATTTTCTTATACATACTTGTTGAGAACTTggattttaatttaaactaGTACTTTAAGTTCAGCATTTGacaatatattatatattatattattcttatttttaccCTAGGTTACCAGACTATATGCTACACGTTTAGTTTAGGAGTGCTTTGGAGTGTTCTGTGTGGTTAGTACATGGATAAAGTTGTAAAGAACATGCAATACTTCAACTGTGTGAGGTAATGAGCGGTACTTGCCTCCACAGCAGGATGAGTACCATATGCTCCATCTGGTGTGTGCCTCCAGAACCCCTCCCAGCTCCCCAAAGCCGCCCCGCAGCCGCAGTAACAAGCCACAGGAGAGCACCGCCAGTCCCACGGTGGGTCATCCGcatccctctctcatctttcaAATAATTTCATCATTATCTCTCCTCCTTTCATCATGCCACCTCACTGCTGTAATCCACAGCTCCCTCGGGGTTACAAACTGTCATGTGCTTTTATTTCATGCCTCTTACTAATATTCTGTCGATTTTCTGGTTACAGGCCTCTCAGAGTTCTAATAGTGCTGGTCAGACGGCAGCAGGAGAGAACATTGATTGGCTGAGACAGCAAGCTGGCGCCTTCCCTTACCACCAAATGTATTCACAATTTATGCACAGGTAAGCTTTTTGACTAGTACAACTTTGACAGTTCTGCAGAGCAAAGGTAGGGAAGGTGGTTCAGTACAGCAGCTGAAGATTTTACACTTTAATGAGTCAAAGTTAACTTTTATCTTTAAAATTTAGTGTTTCAACCCCTTATTGTTTAAATTCAACATCAGttaaaaaaatgctgatttaGTTTAGGCCTGCCGCGATTTGCCAGTGTAATTGACGGGAGTGACTATATTAATCCGTCAGCGTTAGTTGAAACAGTTTTTCCTATTTATCCATTTTTTCATCCACTCATTGATTGTATTCGCTCATTCGTACGAGAGGTGGGGAACACCCTCTACTGATCgctagtccatcacagggtaaaCATCCATACAATCACACACTCACTCCTACGGgctatttagagagaccagGTAACCTAACAGTCGTGTTTTTGGGCTGTGGGAGAAAGCTGGGATACCCAGAGAGGACCCATACATATACAGGGAGAATATGCAGAAATGCCCCACAGTGGGATTCACACACGGGATCTTcgtgctgcaaggcagcagtgctaagAACTGCTCCACCATGcggttccatcttttatattcTCCTTagaaagttgttttttcttcaaattgCTGTGTTTGAGAAGAGTCACCTGGCAGCAGCCTGCAGCAATAGGTGTATGTCTGTGCACGCTGCCCACCTCAGCCGATTTTGACTCCAGTTATTAGCTGGCTCTTTCTGCTTTCCTTTTTCAAAACCAATATGGCGGTTGAAGCGTCTGATTACTACCTAATGAGCCAGTCTGTTAAGGTTTTTCAAAGTCTACAAAGGCCTGTGTTTCTTGCAAGTAGTTTATGTTTGGCAAACTTAAACAAAGAATTGGACactttgtacattttatttttccaatcagCACCAGCATATGCTGGTGTCGATATGAGCAGACTGGGGTACTAAGGGGCTACTGACGAACCACTCTTAGACAAATTAACGGAGACATTTTCACCTGTTTAGTCTTCAGATGCAGGTGACTGATCAACACTGTGTCtgttatgccccttttccaccagtCCCTACTTAGAGCGCTTCGCTATGGTTTGACTTGCTTTTTCAGCTTTTCCTTTAGTAACGAATGGTTACGTGGAACCgttactatttttagtacctgcttgCTTGAGGTTCAAACCGTTCCAAGTCACAAAGAAAACACGACGTCAGACGAGTGTCGGTCATTGATTGTTTAAGGGGTGGCGTCACTGGTCACAGCATATTTCGataactaatatcttcaacTGTTAAGTTGTTTTACGCTGGGCTTATTGTGTACATGAGCATTAttatagcaagctagcattgGGTAACGTTAGCTACCCTCACACATGTCCTTATGTTTGATACTGCTtggctttcctctctttcctgtATTTCTCCACTATGCTTTGGGTCTCACTCCCCAGAACCTTCTCTGGCTCTCTTCTTCCACTCTGAGTTTGACAACAGCCATAAACAGAGCAGCAGTCCAGGCCGCtgctctgttttttgtgtccCTTAAAATCACTTTTGACTGTGGGGCCGCCTTGCTGTTAACGATTCTGCCCCCATTGAGATGGGACTCAATTAGAATGGAAAATTGATCAAATCGTGTTAAAATGACTCGACCCCGAATAGattaggtactaatggaaaagggccATTAATGTGCTGAGACCCAAATCAGTTTTGCTTTATCGTGTTTTCATAACATTTAATTGTGTAGTCCAGTGTTTTTCACCTGTTTTTCAGTGATGGAacagtttttatgtttaaataatcCTGTGGCCAATCTTCAACTAAAATGTAACACAATGACACACTATACATAAATTCTTCATTGTCTCTACGTTTCTTTATGCTCACTCAGGGTGAAACCTGTGCCTGTTTTGATGAATGTGAAGCTCATATGATGGCAGGAATAGAAAGACACACAACACTCTTCCTCCAGCGCTTTCAGTCTCTGTGTTCCTAGTTTTTAGAGCAGCTGTGCTTGAAAATCTGAGCTCACATAGATGTTGTTGGAAAATGGGAGCAAAGTCATTAAAGTTCAATCGGACGTTTTAAATAGAAggtgaaatatttttatacaaGTTAGAAATGTATGAAGTCATAGCTGTCGCACCCTAAAAGAGTCGAATGTGTCAATATTTGAAAAGCTGGAAAGCACAAAGGCTGCAGAAGTAGtttaaatctaaaaaacatTCAGAAAGTGTGAAGAGTCAAATggtcttaatgttttttaacttAAGCAGatcatgtaaaaaaagaaaaaaattctgtTTTCGGTACCTTCGAACAAACAATTTTTACCTCTAATTTCTCATTTCTGTCTTTCTCATGTTACTCGAGTTGCCAAATCACAGGCTATGTTCTCATTTCCCATCTAGTATAGTTGCTCCTCACACTCTTTAAAGAGAAGCTGAGATGGAAGTTATGTCACTTCCAACATGAAGTTTATGTTGTCCCGTCTTCCTGTATGCTTCACATTTTGAGGTATAAAGTTGTCATAAAAAGTGTTCAAATCAAATATTCCAGTAAACTTGTTCACTGTGGGGAACAGACAACTGTGTACGTGTTCATAGCCAATTACTAGTGTTATTGTAAATATATGTTTGAATGAATTCATAATTGAGGATGCATTTAAAGGCTTCAGGTTTTCTGTTTAACTAAAACTAGGTTTTACTGTCTCTCTAGCATTGCTGTTTTACTTAGAAGGTCTTTTTTCCCCTAATCTGAACAAACCATCTGTTATGAAATCAAAACGTGTTTTTGCTGAAAGCCTTATGTCTGTGTTTTGGTAATGCATTTTCTTTCCAGCTGGAATCAGCAAATGACAACAGCTCCCATAAACATGCCCTCCTATTACACCCCCATGACTTTGATGTGGTGGCAGCAGCTGTATGCAAGACAATACTATATGCACTAGTAAGGTCCATTTATGTTTCAGTTCTTTTATTCGTAGTGATCATCTTCTGAGTCTTTCAGAAAGCCTTCACTTTCTGTCTCTCTGCTGTCTTGTAGTCACTTACTGACAGCTTCCGCTCAGCAACTCCGACCCGACCAGCCCTCCACTCAGTCCAGTCAGTCCGACCCTCTGAGCCAACGGCCGCAGGCGGGTCGGCACGGAAACCCGGAAGTCCAGATGAATGCCCAGGGAGGGGAGATCCTGAACGAGGAGGAGCTCAACAGGGATTGGCTGGACTGGGTCTACACATTTTCTCGTGCTGCCATCTTGCTCAGTATAGTCTACTTCTACTCATCCTTCAGCCGCTTTGTCATGGTGATGATGGCCATGCTGGTGCTCTACCTGTGAGTGAAGCATGACCTTGAAATTAACGTTTGATTTAAAGTATTTCCCCAATGAGTTTATCGAAAGTAATTCATTCCTCATAGACCATTGTAGGTTTCAAACAGCAGAGTTCtgtttaggaaaagaaaaacttcTTCAATGTCCAAAATGCGGTTGTTTTCATTTCAGGGCTACTgtgcatttttcatttaaaatctccAGAACTTTCCAGACTGATCCGTCCTTTACTGTCAgttttggtgacaaaaacaaaaactagaaaCTGAAGAGGAttggaaaagaaaggaaatacAGAAGAAAAAGATATTCAAGAAATAAGAAAGGACAGAAGGAACAGAGGTAGGACAAAgatgaaaagaaacaagaagAAATGGACGTAATCACATGGAAGAGACAATAGTTTGGGGAGTAAAATCTAGAAATGCACATTTTTCTATTATCTTGAAAAATACTTAAGtgaaattccagacttttcctgACTGCATTGGAACCTTGTTATTAAGAACTTCTGTGTTCTTATTTATGAAATCAGTTAAAACAGATTTGCTGTTTTTTAGAAGACACTTTCTTTGTCTTGTAGCAGCCATGAATTCAAGCTTACATTTTACCCTATTTTGATATAGTAAGAAGCTACACTGTCATCTGTAAATTcttgctttatttaaaaaacaaagcattagCAGATGGCATTGGGGATCAGGTCGATCTGCAGGATACAGTTTCCAGCCTCATGGATTTGACTTTGAGATTTCCTTTCTGCAGCCACCAGGCCGGCTGGTTTCCCTTCAACCCGGAAAACGAgctgcagcttcctggagaccgaCCCAATCAGGAAGAAATGGAGGGAGACCTACAAAACCAAGACTTACAAGAAGTGGTAAAGTGCCCCACTCATCTGTCGCAGCTTTTCCCTGAAACTAGCCAAAAAAAATATACCCAGTTTGTtcttgttgggattatgattgaTGAATTaatatcaagaattataattaaaaatcataatttgtgaaaattaatttcttaaccacaaatcctcatgattcaaaaccagagatgtcctcgtgatatttattaaatcaacagccctgatacaactttcctatttaataatcttcacctaatcaaacaaaatatctaactaaacaaaatgaaactacAGCAGTGCGTGTGTataaaatcaaaccagcagttatggcaaaattacaaaagaaatatggttgaacgaagctcggggaggccactccccaaagtgtagctcagcgggacacaggcagtcataaaacgtcctccaagcaaagttgtaaacccaAGAGGACAAAGAATAATACAAATTTTGGCGgcaaacagtaaaacatgaagttgaagacaaagaaaatggttgattttcaccataaggttattatagcagttcagtttctcagcgcacctgcgctcaggtgttcagacacaacttgcgagactcggcggcctcagaaatcaacagcaatcaaagtttcaataaaatgttgcatgcacataaaattcagaacacattagactataagtgacGACtctaaatcacacaaaaatcctactctatcctgcccaagctatttctaataaagaaataaaaataaaaggatggattttacttgatgttgtctcctctgagcaggaGGGGGGTGGGGTGAAGAGTTCCACGCGTCCGTGGATACTCGGCAAAGCAGTCCGTTTTTTGTCCTTTGTGGCCTCattggcagaaaggtgaaaaatatgacggaccgtcactagtcgactggaacaaaaaaaaaaaacaaggaggaaaaattgcgtctccttgaaaactccgtggttttttggttacgtgttaaactcacgtcttcaatcagttctccttgggatgtttaaagcttgggaaatctttttgtatccaaatccggctttaaacgtctccacaacagtatctcggacctgcctggtgtgttccttggtcttcatgatgctctatgtgctttgaacagaaccctgagactatcacagagcaggtgcatttatacagagacttgattacacacaggtggattgtatttatcatcatcagtcatttgggacaacattggatcattcagagatcctcactgaacttctggagtgagtttgctgcactgaaagtaaaggggccgaataatattacacgccccacttttcagttttttatttgttaaaaatgtttgacacatccaataaatttcattccacttcacgattgtgtcccatttgttgattcttcacaaaaaatttgaattttatatctttatgtttgaagccttaaatgtggcaagaggttgaaaagttcaagggggccgaatactttcgcacaGCACTGTAATTGTGCAGAGACATCAAAtgatacattgttttatttgcaaataaaaatctgaatggtGGGTTTGTGTTCAGCCCCATGAATGAACACTTTGTCAAACCACCTTTTGTTGCAGTAACatgtaggggtatcagagtaaaggagtttattacatttgtaagccacatttttatttggaaagtgGAAACGGGAAAGTATGCTatgcttttttttccactttacaattatgtgctactttgt
This genomic window contains:
- the LOC124879894 gene encoding homocysteine-responsive endoplasmic reticulum-resident ubiquitin-like domain member 2 protein isoform X1, whose translation is MDQAVVDSPVILVIKAPNQKYDDQTINCYQNWTVEKLKAHLSDVYPSKPSSKDQRLVYSGKLLLDHLTLKDVLRKQDEYHMLHLVCASRTPPSSPKPPRSRSNKPQESTASPTASQSSNSAGQTAAGENIDWLRQQAGAFPYHQMYSQFMHSWNQQMTTAPINMPSYYTPMTLMWWQQLYARQYYMHYHLLTASAQQLRPDQPSTQSSQSDPLSQRPQAGRHGNPEVQMNAQGGEILNEEELNRDWLDWVYTFSRAAILLSIVYFYSSFSRFVMVMMAMLVLYLHQAGWFPFNPENELQLPGDRPNQEEMEGDLQNQDLQEVDGVNDDASDDDGESGEEGAEDPNSVPNAGFLSSTWSFIITFFMSLIPEGPQNVAN
- the LOC124879894 gene encoding homocysteine-responsive endoplasmic reticulum-resident ubiquitin-like domain member 2 protein isoform X2; the protein is MDQAVVDSPVILVIKAPNQKYDDQTINCYQNWTVEKLKAHLSDVYPSKPSSKDQRLVYSGKLLLDHLTLKDVLRKQDEYHMLHLVCASRTPPSSPKPPRSRSNKPQESTASPTASQSSNSAGQTAAGENIDWLRQQAGAFPYHQMYSQFMHSWNQQMTTAPINMPSYYTPMTLMWWQQLYARQYYMHYHLLTASAQQLRPDQPSTQSSQSDPLSQRPQAGRHGNPEVQMNAQGGEILNEEELNRDWLDWVYTFSRAAILLSIVYFYSSFSRFVMVMMAMLVLYLATVHFSFKISRTFQTDPSFTVSFGDKNKN